gcaggaagaagaaaactgtGGCACTGCAGAATCACTTCCGCTTCCGTTGGCGTAAGcactttcatttcttctgttacCGTGACTAAGATGGAAGCGTTTTTGGAGTCGCGGTCTGGACTTTGGGCCGGGGGTCCGGCCCCGGGACAGTTTTACCGCATCCCTTCCACTCCCAGTTCCTGCATAGATCCGGTGTCCTCGCTCTACGGGGGTCCGATCACGCGGACCCAGTAAGTTCTGGCGCCTTAGCCTGCGTAGGGGGAGGGATCGAGGGGCCTGGTGCTGCCAGCCGGTAATGAAAAAGCCGGAGAAAGCAAAGCGGGGACCCTGGGGACGCGCGAACCGCAGGGGAGCTCGGGGCGCGGAGTCCTGCAGAATGCGGAATAATTGGAAGCAGCTATAGAAAATCAGAAGCGGAAACCAGTGCGCGGAAAGAGGGCGCAGACCCTTCCCCTGCGCCTGCCCCATCTCCTTCTCCTCCAGGAACCCCATGGTGACCGGGACCTCGGTCCTCGGCGTTAAGTTCGAGGGCGGAGTGGTGATTGCGGCAGACATGCTGGGCTCCTACGGCTCCTTGGCTCGTTTCCGCAATATCTCTCGCATTATGCGAGTCAACAACAGTACCATGCTGGGTGCTTCCGGAGACTACGCAGATTTCCAGTATTTGAAGCAAGTTCTCGGCCAGATGGTGTAAGTCATCTAGAGAATAGAAAGTAGATCCCAAGTGGGGAGGGGCATCCCCTCTTTTTTATTCGCATAGATGATACGGGGGTACTTGAGGCAGCAGCTGACTGGGAGAATTGTTGAGGGTGTAAGATGTGAGAGTGTTGGCAATAGTTTTCGGTTTTAGGGGGTGTAAAATGGGGAAGATTATGGTAACTtctttggggggtgggaggagatcCTGACTTGCTTTCTCACCCTTTTCTTGCAACCAATTCCTTTTAAGGATTGATGAGGAGCTGTTGGGAGATGGACACAGTTATAGTCCTAAAGCTATTCATTCATGGCTGACCAGGGCCATGTACAGCCGCCGCTCCAAGATGAATCCTCTGTGGAACACCATGGTCATTGGAGGCTATGCTGATGGAGAGAGGTTGAATACAAATAACTTATTTCCTTGAATGCCCAACCTAGTGCCTGTGTAGTGTTTCTTTTATCTTCTCTCCCCAAGTGAATACCACTAACTCAGACCCATGGCCCCATTCTTTAGCTAAGATAAGAAATCTAAGGTGAAATGAGTTCTTTGACCCATTGTATCCTGTTAGCTTCCTCGGTTATGTGGACATGCTTGGTGTAGCCTATGAAGCCCCTTCGCTGGCCACTGGTTATGGTGCATACTTGGCTCAGGTAAGTAGTGAGTCtagaggtgggagagggaagaaaaaaggaaatgggtTTAGTGGTTGTCTGCTTGTTCTTCCCCTGGACCTCTGTCATGAGGGACAGGCTGGGGTCCCTACTGCTGGGCAAATGGTTTTCTTTATAGTCTTGAGGCTATTAGTGTTGACATTTAGATTCCAACGACAAGGTGGCACATATGGGAGTCAGACATGTGCAAAGAGAGAACATTCTAGAACTTCCCCTTCAAGTGGGTCTTAGCTAAGTAAGTAGAGTTCATTCTGGTGAGGCAATAGGTAGAATGCTATCTTTTCACTCatttatgcctttttattttatagattggaGACAACTAGCCTGTTATTCAGCCCCTGATATCTCCCATGGTTTTTCCCTCAATCTCCCTAGCCTCTGCTGCGAGAAGTTCTGGAGAAGCAGCCAGTGCTGAGCCAGACTGAGGCCCGCGAGCTAGTAGAACGCTGCATGCGAGTGTTGTACTATCGAGATGCCCGTTCTTACAACCGGGTGAGGGCTGTGAAGTATAAAAATGCCAGGGACCTAATTTGCAGGTTCTGGATATGCAATCCCTGGGGCTCTGTGCTTTGAAGAACAGATTGGTTCTCTGTGTCTCCCATTTTCAGATTGGGGAAGACCTCTACTTGACCCTTGACCAAGCTCCAGGGACTTGCTTCATTTAAGGGTGGGCATAATCATAGAAAGCTGTGCTTTCTTTCAGTTTCAAATTGCCACTGTAACCGAAAAAGGTGTTGAAATAGAGGGACCACTGTCTGCAGAGACCAACTGGGATATTGCCCACATGATCAGGTGATTTAAAATTACAGTAGGAAAATATAGGTGGTAGAAGAGTTGGGAGGTCCCTTGGCTTACACCAAGCTGGGCTTTTCTGGAAGGCTCAACCAGAAAAATTGTCTGGGTGGAGGGGGTTTTGGCTGGAGGGTAGAGCTGTTTTTAGGAATTGATCCCTTTACGCTTCccaattttattattctcttttccttttttagtggCTTTGAATGAAATACAGATGCATTCTTCGGAACTAAAGTTAAAACTCCTCCTCTTAACTTTGAACTTGGCTGGTTCAAAGGTAGTCTTTTCTTTTGTACATTAAATAAATCCTTCAGAATGCTTGATGAGTGGTTTTATTCTGACTGGGTCCCACCTAGAGCAAAACTGCCAAGTATTGCCATGTGCCATCTCCCTTCCTGGTCAGAGAATTCTTAGGCTCTTGTCGCAAATACAGAAAGAATTCTCTTCATGACAATACAGAAGACCCACTAGTGTTCTCATCTGGGGCTCCACTAGAGGCAGCTTCATGTAGAAGTGAGACTTAAATCTTTTTGTGGTAACATAACTGCCTTTTgtgttaaaattttcttcagtattttacCCCACTGCACTCGGTTCTAAAAGAACACAGATCTGGTTAATGTTGGCTAAATGATTTTCATTATAACaccatttcaaaaatagaaatgtaggctggatgtggtggctcacgcctgtaatcccagcagtccCACCGacgtgggaggatctcttgaggctgggagttcaagaccagcctgggaacaccgtgagaccccatccctacagaAAATAagttagctgagtgtggtggtgtgcatctgtagtcctagctactgggaagactgaggcagcaggatcacttgagcccaagagtttaaggcttctctgagctatgattatgccactgcacttcagccggGGCAACAGCATCAGACCatgtcccaaaacaaaaaaaccacaaatgtaGCACCTAGTAGAGCTGATCTGTATAAGGCTTAACCTGGAACTGAGTCTCAATCCAGCCATCTATCCTTACCTTTCATATAAGGAATACTAAGTAATgcaaacatgttttgttttttgagagagtcttgctctgttgcccaggcttgagtgcagtggtggtgtcatagctcactgcaacctcaaaactcctgcctgggctcaagtgatacttctgcctcagcttcctgagtagttgggacttcaggtgtatgccaccacgcctggctaatttttctgttttttgtagagatacagtctcactatgttggccaggctggtcttgaactcctggcctcccgaaatgcaaggattacaggcataagccaccacacctggcctaagcATTTAAATGTTTGTTGTCCAAATCACTACTAAATTTCTAGCACTGTCAGAAAACTTCTTACAAGTATTGTGTGTTCATTAGAAAGTCCCAAGTTGTGGTGTGAGTTAGGTCAGTTGGGGTGTTAGCCATCCCTGGAGTGGTTCTaaacctgaatttttaaaatgaataccctaggtgattctgatgcatattTTCTCCAAACCTCTTTTTGAGAAACGTATAGGCAGCAAACTACTATAGAAATTCAATGTGGTGAGAGAACTGAGGGAGACATCAAACCATCCCTCCATTTGTATTGTCCATGATTACAATTAACTTGTAAATTTAAGCAAAACTATGAGCTTTCAATTGGAAACCTCCACACATTCAGGCTCAACGCAGAAAGTagtcaataaatacatgtttattgattaaactgaattataaaaaacaaacaaaaaaaacccttcctTTTACTACTAAGCCATGCAGGCAGAGTCCACAAAGACAACTTCCTGACCAAAACCCAGCTGATCCTCTGTTGGTATTATGATCTTAAAAAACATCACCCATCAAGAAAGTCAATGTGCAGAGGACAGGAACCCAGCTCTGCTAAGGCTGTGGCTGCTGCAGAGATTACCAAAGAGTAGGATTAGGTTGTTGTAGACAGAAGTAACCAATCACAATTCTTGAACTTTCTCAAAGGCAAAGGGTTGACTTGAAAGTCCATAGTCAATAAAATGGCATCAGGCAAGAAGCTGGGGAAGAGAAGCCCAGATGGATCCTTAGTTTGGTTTCAGATAACATGGGTTCACAAAGCTGGCCAAGCTGTTTCTGGGGGAGGGGGTTACTCCAGTTCACTGTATTATAGTGTGCTGGAggggttaaaaaacaaaaacaaacaaaaaaatgggtTGGGAGGGGAGAAATGGGTGGTAACAAATGTCACACTGTACCACCAGGCCCATCACATCTTGAGCATTTCCCAGTCTGTGAAAGCCCACTAAACAGGGTCacctagaaaaaaaaacaggtttatAAATCCATTTCCCCTCACTTTATTAAATGTTCcacttatgtacatttttaaagatgaaccATTTACAAGCTTGTGCAGGTTGCCTCCTTAGCTCACAGGAGGGAAACATTGCTGAAAGCCTCAGGATGGACAAAGAGAGGTGTAGCTGTGAGAAGCGGACTTGGTTTTTTGCTCCTTTTCTCTGTACGGTACAGTACATTTTGGTTTACAACCATGagtacatacaattttaaaaaatccctcatgcaaattatagaaaaaaattttccttgaagCTGGCAGTGAAAAATAAAGATTCCTGTCTGTCTTTGTGCATACCCCAGTGTATTTCTTCATGTCAGATTCTTCTCTAAGCATTAAGAGAAATAGGGGAAAGCCACAGTGCTGGATTTCAACAAgtggtcttttctttttcaatacttAACTTCTTGCACAATTAGCTCCTGGCTGTAGGACCTGTGATCTCCTGAACAGGCATGTTCTCCACTTAGCAGGATGAAGTTCAGTAAAGCAGGGACTACCCCTGGGGGCTTGCAGTATGAAGACTCAAAATGGGAATGGCTTCCACCCTAACACTGATTGACCACCTCAGTATCTTTTGTTTGCTAATGACACGTGTATGATCCTTTGTCCAGAGTGATGAGCAGTGTGAGAAGGGGGAAATGGGCCAAAGATCACAAGTGCAAAGAccattgtttttgttgtgtttttgctgggggggaggggtggtaaggaaaagacaaaatctATTCATCAGCTGGATGATTAAAGGTGGTTTCATGCATTTTTAAAGCCACAATTTTATATCTAGAGTTGCTGTAGAAACCAACATCtctggagagggaaggaaagaaaaggagaaggaagagagagttcagtgggatttttttttccattttcatttttatataaaagtgtTAAGACCACaatgaaaaaagttttttatcCATATATATAAGAAACCAGTTTTGTGGGCtacatatttttgtctttcccATCTTCAGAAATGTTCTCACATTGACAATGGTTAGATAGCATCATGCCCAAAGACATTGGCCacacagtaaaacaaacaaacaaaaaacccagaagtaCTATGATACAATTGAGGTAAATGGGGAAACAAAAAGATTTAACATTTGCccacaaaggatttttttttctttttcttgattttgtcagaaaaataccaaacacagtgattaaaatttaaaaaaaaaaagtcacaaaaaccTGTTCTTAGCAGAAGTAAATGACCAATGGGCCAGCTCCTCGGCTCAGATGTGATCACTATTGGTTTTCCTAATAATCCACAAATCCACAGGGAAGTGTAAGTCAATATCAGGGGGGAGTGGtggcataaaattaaaaaatataaaccaaacaCCCCACTTGGTATACCCCCTTTTCCCTAAATCCCTTCTACCCTCCCTCACActttcccacccccactccactcCCCCTCTCTTGACCCCAACACTCAAATCTCCATCAGATCTAGGTCAGCTTCTTCAAAGCCATAGAAAGACTCGGTCTCACTTTCACCCTCAAAGAGCTGGTGAAGGCTTTCAGGCTCAACTGTCTCTTCAGGAGATGATCTGGGTCGGGGAGTGGAAGCTGAGGGCTCCTCAGACTGTTCCCCACTCAGCTTCAGCTGCTCCTCTAGGGAGGCAATTAGCTCCTCCTGTATGTCAGCATTTCTTGTAGGTGAGTTAATGTTGCCATCAGGGCCAGGCAGAACACTAGCCACCAGGAAAGACCTCTGAACTAGCTCTGGACAGTCCCCAATGACACCCAGCACTTCACCCAGCCAGACCAGCACTAGCTGAAGCAAGACATCGGAATCACATGCAGTATCCGCCATTTCCCGCGCCTGCTCCTTCCATTTTTTGTGCAGGAAGTTCTTGACAGTTCGTTTGATGCATACATCTAATGGCTGAATTTTGGAGCTACAGCCTGCTGGGACCACTGCAGGCAAAGTGCTAGAGGCACTAAGCATAGCCAGTACCTCTTCTGACAAGTGAGTGCGATGACAGTCCATCACAAGCATGCCTTTGCTGTGCTGGCAAGCTGTGTGCTTCTGCCACACCCGGGTTGACCACAGCTCCATGATCTCATCATCGCTGTAGCCGCTCTCCTTTGCCTCCAGCAGTATGGAGTCTGGCACATTAGCAGGCTGATCCATTTGTCCTCGGTAGAAAACCAGGGTGGGAAGGACAGTGCCATCTGCCAGAATGGCCAGCACTACATCACACCAAGGTTCCCCTGTGCCCACTGTCTGCAGGGCATTCTCCTTCCGGTCATCACTGCTCAGCACTTCTGTATCCAGGAACAAGGAGATCTCATCAATAGCCACAATCATAGACAGAGGTAAGTCCTGGTTGTGAATCTGCCGCTGCACAAATTCAATGAAGAGTCCTGCATTCTCTGCCACATCCTTGGGTAGGGTGTGAGCCACAGCTCGCCGAGCATGGGGAGTGAGGTGGTGCCGCAGCATGAAACGCACAGCCCACTCATAGGAAATCTTAAACCCCCCCTCCAAAGAACGTCCTATTTTGGTGGCTTTCTGGAACAAAGTCTCCTCATTTACAGGTAGCTGCTGCTCTCGTTGAGTCAGCACCCACTCAGCCAGTTTCTCTTCTGCCTCAAAGCTCAGATATTTGCCCTCTAGATTCTCCCCCTGGGAGGCCTGGAAGCGACGAAGCCAACGCCGGATACGTCGCTGGGGATTTCGGAAGTGTTCAGCTGCCTGTTCTGTATTGCAACACAGGGCAAACAGTACTACTCGAAGCTTCTTCACGGACAACTGCTCCTTCTTGCCAACCCCACCACTACTACCGAGACCTAATGCTTGCTCAGGTTCCTGGGTAACTGGGCTCCCTTCATCCTGGTCATCAACATTCAGACATTCGGCACCCTCTGTAGTGGGTGGAAGGGCTGAAGGTTGTGGGTGAGTGGGCGTTGGTGGTGGGGTTGCAGTTGAGGCTGGTGATGGGACTGCCTGGGCTACGGGAGTTGGTAGCTCTTCAGGCTCAGCTGGGGTGGCCCCCGTAGATTTCACAGTGGCAGCTTTGTTAGGGGGGAAGGAAGAAGGTGGGTACATATTCTTCAAGTTCCGGTCATGCACTCGGTCACGAGTCTGGGCATGCCTaaaggggtgggggtagggagcaaagagaggaaaggaaagctcAGTTAAACTAGGAAATTGAAAGactataatagtaataataataataataaacagcaaACACACTGTAAAACAAATTAAACCATGAAGTGAGAGTTTTTGTTACCTTGAGTGAGCTATCCAAGTGAGTCCTAcggaaaaggaaacaataaaaaaaagttagctcAGTGAAGAAACAAGCCCTCCAAAGACAGAGTCCTGCAATTTCAACCTATTATACAAAAATACACCCTTCACAGTGACCAGTGTTCCCAGTCTTCTGTAAACTTCAGGTTAGCAGGTTTCCAGTTTGCCATGGTGAATGGTAAGGCCAGACAGCGATGCTCCTGACTCACAGTATGACTGTATCTCTTTCTCCCCACTTGCGTAACTCCCATCTCTCCTGCTTACCTCGTGGCAGGATGCTGCTGGATCTGTGAGAGGGATTGAATACCAAATGCTTGGCCATGGCATCTCCCACAGAGGTAACAAAGGAACATGAAGTGCACGCCAGCTTGATTCCACTAAGAAAGAATCAAGAGTACATGTAAGACAAATACAGCAGTGACATCTGACAGAGTTACGCTTTGAGgcttaataaaaaagagaaatacctcttctttctcctctttctcaaaTTGATTCACATAACCACCCCCCAAAATAATTACAAGGATTTAatgcaaaaactagaaaaattaagagactaccaagaaatttTTTCTTACCTCACGGAATTTTTAAACAAGGCCAAATACTTGGGGCTCTTCCGTGGAACATGATTGCTGAGAAAGACAAAGTGGTAAGAGTTACGGTGTTCTGCTGGCTAAGCTAGAGATCAACAGCCAATGACAATGCCCTCAACAAAAGAAATGCCTCTTCAATCAATCCTAACCTCAAGGCGAGCCAGTTTTCTTGTCAGCACGCTTCTTAAACCTTACTATGAATTGCCTGAGGATCTATTAAAATTCACATTCTGATTCAGGAGGCCTAGGGTGGGGATGAGagtctacatttctaacaagctctcattAAATGCTGCTGGTATGAACGCTTGAGTACCAAGGTCCTTCAAAATTAGAGCACAGACTATCAAAATCAAATGAACAGGGGTTGGGCCTCTTACCCTCCTAGGAGAGATGGACAAAAAGCTCTGAGTTACtaataaaagaggaaacataCTAGAAGCAGAGGAGGGAATAAAATGAGTTCTTGAGAATCTGAACTCCCAAGTAGAAGCACTGGTTTAATCACAACTTACTTGATCATGTGGTTGGCATAAGCTCGAGAGCAGCAGGTGCTATAGCGACACAGAGAGCAATGAACGTAAGTAGGGAAATGATTAGGAAAATCTGGGATCTCAAAGCTGCATTCCAGACATGTCTGCCGGCCCATGACActcctgtcaaaaaaaaaaaagaagactctcATTACTGCTTCAGAGGTCCCCATATTGTAGGATTTTAGACTACAGATCCTATTAAAAGGCTACCAGATTGCACTGGCTATTAGAAATAATCCTGCCCACCCAGTCCCCACCCGCCCAGCACTTAGAAGAAGGTGCTGACATTTTCCTAACAGCTCTCTTCTGGATGTTGCGCTGGACAGGGGGATAAAGGAAGACAGGCAGAGGATCCATTGAGGAGGTCAGTGGTGTTGCCTCCTGCAAGGCGCTGGGAGGTGTATCATTAGAGGATACAGGAACAGTTCGCGGCTGCCCTCGGGAAGCCCGGATTGTCACCTGAGGGTTGAGAGAAGGAACAATTAGACATTACTCACACTAAACCTCAGAACACTGAAAATCCCCATTCCTCCTCTCCCTGGGTCTATAAAAGAAACTGTGGCGAACTGTTCACCTTGGTGCCTGGTTTCAAGCCTTCCAGCTGCTTGGGTTTACGGAAGGTTTTATGGTGCTGAAGCTTGTGTTCAATTTTGTCCTTGGCAAAGAGAAACTGCAGCCGGCATTTGTTGCAGTGATAAACATTTCTCTTCTGAAgggggcaaaagaaaaaaaaaaagagacaaaatcccTTAAAAGCTTctcaataaattttcttctttgaggaGTACGTAGATCAATGCCTACTATTAACATTCTTCCCATCTTTCTGTTGATAATTTAAGACAGTAAGAAAGAAATACACAACACAACTGTAAACTCATCACTGAGAATTATCACCTCCCATGCTCCCAAATTAAGGTGAACTCCAGGCCAGGGTGACTAGGTTCTCAACCTGACTTGCTTGAACAATTTGGATGAGTGACCTAAGCTTTACTTGCCCCTACTGTATATTTACACATTGCAGACAGTGCTACCTACTCCtggacattatttttatttttttaaaagacaaagtacatgataaaaaattctttttattctgtaCTCTTTCATGTAAATGTGCCTTCAACTCTGACCCTCAGTCCCTTTCCACAGAAACAACTTGTTACCAGTTTCTTGAGTATCCTTTCACAGACAGTCTACTATACAGATGTGTAACTATATAACAAACGCATTCATATTTCATTCATCACTACctccctgtttttcttttaacacaacTGATAGTACTTGTGTATACTTTGCTGTTTTTCCACTTAATGTACCAATATATACAGATATGTTTCTTTGTGAGATCATTTTGAGAATTCAGTCTGCCTAGTATTGAAGTAACACCcacttctaagattttttttgctAGGATAGCAAAGTTCTATAATTTGAGGCCAAGTGACAATTCTCACGTTCATATTTGGAAATACATCTGTGGCGCATTACCAGCAGTCACTACTGAGCAAAGGAGAGGACAGTGAGTGTAAAGGGGTATGCATGTTTGTGCGGGTATATGTGTGAACATTGACTGCATATGCATCCATTTTGCTCTCCGTTTTGTATCTTCTCTTATATACTTTCACTCTCCTCCTCTagggctgcggtccccaagccccagtcCCAAGGCCCACCAAGAACCAGGCCACATAGCAGGAGAccagcagcaggtgagcaagcaaagcccTATGTGCACCCacctccccattgctcacatcaccgcctgagccccacccccccatcagatcagcggtggcatcaGACCctcacaggagcacgaaccccactgcaaactgtgtatgtgagggatccaggttgcacTCCCCATGAGAATCCGacacctgatgatctgaggtggatcTGAGGTGGCCCCGCTATAGAGAAACTGTCTCTCATGAAACCAGTCcatggtgtcaaaaaggttggggactgctgctctagaggaTCTTTTCTTgtagcattttaaaacaaagtcatatctattaatatgtcatataaataaaatataacaaaaaacttAGCCTTTGCTATTTCTTCCCCTGGGTCCTCCCCTTCATAAGCAAACGTCTTTAAATAAGTAGTCTCCATTTCCTTACCTCTCGTTCATTTGTTCCGCTGACATTTGACTTCTACCCTACCAACCAACCAAACAGCTCTCTTTAATGTTGCTACATTAAAGGTCTGCCTCTAAGTTTCTATCTTGCTTGACACCTTCCTGTAACATATGACATTTTGATCATACCTTTTTCTTcaaatcactttctttttctcagcTTCCTTGACATAAGACTCTTCTGGTTTTCCTCCTATGTCTACAGTGCTGGCTTTACGGATAGAGACTATATCCACATGGACAGAGAGAGGATCCTAAGCCTTAATTTTATTCTCAACAGGGTTGGGAGGCCCATAACACGCAAGTAGTTTAAAATCTACTAGATTTATACAAAGATGATTACTAAATAGCTTTTCTATAACCTAGAATTCTTTCCCAGGCTTCAGACCTGTTATCCAACACCTATAATTGATGTCTACTGATATTGCTAACTCAGAATATCCAAACTTGTAGTATTGCCCCCCTAAATTTACTTTCTCCAGTGTAGAAATCTATCTCAGAAAATAGTCCTATCATTCATCCAATTGCCCAAGACAGAATTTTAGGCACTATTCTTAACTACTCCCTTGCTACCTTCTCTAATCCATCCCTAAATCATAAATATCACATATCTTCTCAGAATATGTCAACTCTAccctctttttatttcaaaagccaATACCCAGCCACTATCATCTGTcacctaacctactgaaaagcCTTTTGGCTAGTCTCCCTAACTCTGGTCTTAATCTCCTTTAAGTGCAGCCAGTGTAAAATCTTAACTAAAAGCAAATTTGAACACATTAATACTCCTTTAATGGCTGCCCAATGACTTCTTTTCATGGCTTACAAGATCCTCCATGATTTGTCCCTGCCTAATTTCCAACTCTCCCTCCCCCCTTGTACCTTACGCTCTACAATGAACAGCTCTCTCAATTTCTTGAACCTCCATACTTTTGCTCTGTGCCTTAGGCACACTGTTCTCTTGTCCTATTGCATCCAGCTCATTCTTATTCATCCTTCAGGTCTTAAACACCATTGTCTTCTTAGAAATCTTACCAGGCACCCAGAATAGGTATATGTTTTTCTATATCCTTTATTTCCCATTAACACAATACTCTTTACGCTTTACTGTGTGTCTTGCTTACCAAATCTCTAGCAGCTAGATTAGTACATGGCACGtaactgaaattaaataaatttttgccAACACATGCATATTATCTTATCTATCAAAATTATTTGTCTAGCTCAGCCCAGcatccataatttaaaaaaaagggggaatATGGGAATTGCTTGGTGCCTAGTACCTGGTGCCTCATGTAATGCTGTTGGAATGCATTGCCATTTTTGAAGACCTTCAGGCAATAAGGACAGAGCAGATGCCGGGTATCCTCATGGATCATCCGAAAATGGACATCTACCTCAGAGTAGAGTGAGGAGCGATATTGACACACCTGAGTCACATAAGAGGGAAAATAGGCTAAGAATGAAGTGAACAACTGAGGCTTTAAGAGAGGTagcaacaaaaattttaaaatgtgggggaaaaaaattccctaaatgcacagaaatcaaatcattttTCTGACTTTGTAATGCAGGGCTATGTTGTGATAAATTTAGCTGCCTTAggataaaaattaacaaagacaGGAAAGTTTGAGAACAATCCATATTCTATAACCAAGAGGGGTAAAGTTTTCTCTGTCCATCTCCAATGGGCAAGGTCAGGAGACAGACACTCCCTTAGTACATATACAGGTTCCTTGGCTGGGTAAGTATTATACTTGAGgatatgttctttttttgtttttttcctgcatgGAAAATCCTGAAGATAGAAAAACTGTGTTTACTATTTCTTCTGTACTCCCTCAGAGTTCCTAAACTGAGTGCAAGCAGTAGGTATTTAGCAATATTCATTGGTGTATTCTTTGTATTCAACCTGAGaacaaaatggctaaaatttccTGGAGAAAAAAGGCAATACCTGGCAAACATAAGGCATCTCTCCAGGTTTATGAGTATCCTTCATATGCTGGAGAAACAGTGGCTCACTTTCAAATGCCCACTCACAGATCTTGCACTTGGctgtaagaagaaaaataatcaataaatctACCTAAAAATAAGACCAAGTCCTGCTGACTCATAATCTTAATTTTCTCTGACTTCTATAACTTCATTTGTGTTGCTCATAACAAATAATGTTATGTCTCTAGCTCAGACTTCTTACCAAGGATTTGTAGATTTTGAACTATCTGTAAGACATTTTAATTTGGATATTCTATCATCAACTCTAATTTAATTCAGCATCTTCCTGCTTACCATTGTTTCCCTTCTTACTTCCCTATCTCTTCCTGAACTCAAAACTTAGGCAATATCTTAGACCCAAACTGTGTATTCTGT
Above is a window of Lemur catta isolate mLemCat1 chromosome 3, mLemCat1.pri, whole genome shotgun sequence DNA encoding:
- the PSMB4 gene encoding proteasome subunit beta type-4; this translates as MEAFLESRSGLWAGGPAPGQFYRIPSTPSSCIDPVSSLYGGPITRTQNPMVTGTSVLGVKFEGGVVIAADMLGSYGSLARFRNISRIMRVNNSTMLGASGDYADFQYLKQVLGQMVIDEELLGDGHSYSPKAIHSWLTRAMYSRRSKMNPLWNTMVIGGYADGESFLGYVDMLGVAYEAPSLATGYGAYLAQPLLREVLEKQPVLSQTEARELVERCMRVLYYRDARSYNRFQIATVTEKGVEIEGPLSAETNWDIAHMISGFE